A single Leptolyngbya sp. FACHB-261 DNA region contains:
- a CDS encoding FAD-binding oxidoreductase has translation MSQIVIVGCGVVGAMIAYELSRISGLAITVVDRQPPAQAATGAALGVLMGVISQKIKGRAWQMRLDSIQRYNTLIPELQKLTSREVPFNQQGILLLCDADENLDQWKTLANVRAAQDLQLEILDLEQVRASYPQICTDPFSAAIYSPQDRQVEPTALTLALVDAASRNGVAFEFGVEAEVIPASNSDGNNLHSVSQVQTNFGTLDCDWLIIAAGLGSTPLTTALAQPLEIKPVLGQALEVQLEQPLGLVQPVITAHDVHVVPVGQSNYWIGATVEFLGDAPEPIADATRLQAVMRQAVAFCPGLVKAEILRSWSGLRPRPEGRPAPVIGSLPGYSNVLLATGHYRNGVLLAPATAQAICSTIVQDY, from the coding sequence ATGAGCCAAATTGTGATTGTCGGCTGTGGTGTCGTAGGCGCAATGATCGCTTATGAACTCAGCCGAATTTCGGGATTAGCGATTACAGTGGTAGACCGTCAACCGCCAGCACAGGCTGCTACAGGCGCAGCTCTAGGGGTGTTGATGGGTGTGATCAGCCAGAAGATAAAAGGTCGTGCCTGGCAGATGCGCTTAGATAGCATTCAGCGCTACAACACGCTTATTCCAGAATTGCAAAAGTTGACCAGTCGAGAAGTTCCCTTTAACCAACAGGGAATTCTGCTGCTTTGCGATGCTGATGAAAACCTAGACCAGTGGAAAACCCTCGCAAATGTTAGAGCTGCTCAGGACTTGCAGCTAGAAATTTTAGATCTAGAGCAAGTACGAGCTAGCTACCCACAAATTTGCACGGACCCATTCTCTGCTGCCATTTATTCCCCCCAAGACCGACAAGTCGAACCCACTGCTCTGACCCTCGCTCTCGTTGACGCAGCTAGTCGTAATGGGGTTGCTTTTGAATTTGGTGTTGAAGCAGAGGTTATTCCTGCTTCAAATTCAGATGGCAACAATCTGCACTCAGTTTCTCAAGTTCAAACCAATTTTGGCACCTTAGATTGTGACTGGCTGATTATTGCTGCTGGACTAGGCTCCACGCCTCTAACTACTGCCCTCGCTCAGCCGCTTGAGATTAAGCCTGTCTTAGGACAAGCCTTAGAGGTTCAACTAGAACAACCCCTGGGATTAGTGCAACCTGTCATTACGGCACACGATGTTCATGTTGTACCTGTAGGCCAGAGCAATTACTGGATAGGAGCTACGGTTGAATTTCTAGGGGATGCGCCTGAGCCGATCGCTGATGCAACTAGGCTGCAAGCGGTGATGCGACAAGCTGTAGCGTTTTGTCCAGGGCTAGTTAAGGCTGAGATCTTGCGGAGTTGGTCAGGTTTACGTCCTCGCCCCGAAGGTCGACCAGCCCCCGTGATTGGTAGCTTACCGGGCTACTCTAATGTGCTTTTAGCAACTGGGCATTATCGCAATGGTGTCTTGCTTGCTCCGGCAACAGCTCAAGCGATTTGCAGCACGATTGTTCAAGATTATTAA